One Caenibius sp. WL genomic window, GCAGCGCTCACGCCCCACTCTTCTTCAAGAGCCTTGGCGAGTTCAGCTGCTTCGAGGACGGTCAGCTTCGAAAGTTCTTCAACGAGCTTGGCGATATCGGCCATTGTTCAACACTCCAAAAAATTGACTGGTTCGAGGTCCAGAGGATTCTGCGGCCCCGAAAATTCGCTTGTGCGGATAACCGTTTACGCTGCTTCCTTGGCGCCGTAGGCACCGAAGACGCGAGCGAGCTTGGCGGCGGGTTCGTTGACCACCCGGGCAATCTTCGTTGCCGGGGCGTTGATGAGACCCACCAGCGTGCCGCGCAGCTCGTCGAGCGAAGGCATCGAGGCGAGCGCCTTGATACCAGCCTGATCGAGCAGCTGCCCACCCATCGAACCACCAACGATTTCAAGCTTGTCGTTGGTCTTCGCGAAGTCGACCGCAGCCTTGGCTGCCGCGACCGGATCCACCGAATAGGCGATCGCGGTCGGGCCGGAGAGATATTCCTCCAGGCCTTCGTACTGGGTTTCCTTCAGGGCGAGCTTGGCAAGACGGTTCTTCGCAACCTTGTAGGACGCGCCAACATCACGCATCTTCGCACGCAGGTCGGTGGACTGGGCCACAGACAGGCCGAGGTTGCGGGTGACAACCACCACGCCGACCTCGTTGAAGACCGCGTTGAGCTGGGCGACCGAATCGGCTTTTTGCGAACGATCCATGCCATACTCCTTCACATGTGACCGTGCGGGGTTCGTGCCCGTACGGCCGGCTACGTTTGTCCATGCCGAAAACCGGCATGGGCGAGTCCGTTGAAGGGGAAGGAGGTGCGCCAATGGCGCGAAATATGGGCATGCGAGAAGCGGCCCATGAAATCTCTTTTCCCCGTCTAGGCCGGAAATTAAGAAGGCCATATTGCCTTCACCGACTGTCTCGGACGGATGATTGCCAGCCCTTGCGGAACCGGCGATCGGGCGGCGCTTTGGCCACATCGCAGGAAAAAGTCAACTGGGCGCGCGGAAACTTGTGGCGGCGCGGGAAATCTGTATGGGCCGGAAAGTGGAGCCGGCGCCGGTTCATATCGTGAGGTTGGCTTTGCTTGATACGCGTTCGCGGCTGGAGACAGCCACTTATGAACAGGCCGGCCTTGACGCGGCGGGTGTGCGTCTCGCGGTCATCGTTCCCACGCTGAATGAGAAGGACAATGTCGGCACGATGATTGCCGCGCTCGATGCCGCCCTGGCGGGCATCGCGTGGGAAGCGATCTTCGTGGATGACGATTCCCGGGACGGCACGCCCGAAGAGGTTGAGCGGTTCGCCCGTCAGCGCGGCAATATCCGCCTGATCCGCCGCATTGGCCGCAAGGGCCTGTCCGCCGCCGTGATCGAAGGCTTCCTTGCCACCACGGCCCCGGTGGTCGCCGTGGTCGATGCCGATATGCAGCACGACGAAAGCAAGCTGGCCGCCATGCTGTGCGCAATCGAGCGAGAAGGGGCGGAGCTGGTGATCGGCACCCGATACGCGGACGAAGGCAGCACCGGCGAATGGTCGCAGGGGCGCGAAGTGATCAGCCGCTTTGCCGGATGGGTCGCCGAGCGGGTGATGCCGCAGCGGCTGAGCGACCCGATGAGCGGGTTCTTCATGATGCGCCGCGACCTATTCGTGGAAATCGCGCCGCGCCTGTCGGCCCTCGGTTTCAAGATTCTGCTGGATATCGTCCTGTCCGCCGGGCGTCCGCTCGCCGTGGCCGAAGTGCCATATACGTTCCGTCCGCGCCATGCGGGGGAAAGCAAGCTCGACAGCGCCGTGGCGCTGGAATTCGTCATCCAGATTCTCGACCGGATATGCGGCCGCTGGATTCCGCCACGCCTAATCCTGTTCGGGCTCGTCGGCGGGCTGGGGCTGATCGTGCATCTGGTGGTGTTGCGCACGGCGCTGGAGCTGGGCCTGCCGTTCGGCAATGGCCAGACCGCCGCCGTGGCGGTGGCGATCCTGTTCAATTTCGTGCTGAACAATCTCATCACGTATCGCGATCGCCGCCACAAGACGCTGGGGGCCTGGCTCAAGGGTCTGGCGGGCTTCTATCTCGTCTGTTCGGCCGGTGCGGTGGCCAATGTCGGCGTGGGCGTGATGGTCTTCGCGGCGGAACCGCGCTGGTGGCTGGCCGGGATCGCCGGGGTGGCGGTCGGTTCGCTATGGAACTTCTGTGCTTCCACGCTGCTGGTGTGGCGCAACAAGTGATCGCGCGCGCAGGGGCTGCCTTTTCCGGTGGCAGGTTGCACTGGGCGGTTCCCGCTCTGCTGGTGCTGGCCGCTTTCGCGCTGCGTTTCTGGCAGTTCGGCAACCCCCTGATCCAGTCGGACGAGCAGTTCTATCTGCTGGCCGGGCAACGGATGTGGGAAGGCGCATGGATTTATAGCGACCTTTGGGACCGCAAGCCCGTGGGGCTGTTCCTGCTCTATGCCGTGTTCGCGAAGCTGGGCGGCGGGGTCTATGTCTATCAGATCGCCGCCACACTGTTCGCCGCGGCCACGGCGTGGGTCATCGTCTGCATCTGTCGGCGCTGGACTTCGGATCGCGCGGCCTTTTGCGCCGGATTGCTCTATCTCGCGGCGCTCAATCTGATCGGCGGCGATGGCGGACAATCGCCCGTGTTCTACAATCTGCCGATGACGCTGGCGGGGCTGTGCATGATCCGGGCCACCGGCCAGACCCATCTGCGGTGCGGGGCGGCCTGGGGCGCGGCGGCGATGCTCTGCGCGGGAATTGCCATCCAGATCAAGTACAGCGCGGTGTTCGAAGGCGTGTTCTTCGGGCTGGTGCTGATGGCATGGCTGTGGCGCGCGCGTGTAAGGCCGGCGGCGTTTCTGGGTGGCAGCGCCGTCTGGGCCTTGCTCGGCCTGTTGCCGACGCTTGCCGCGCTGGCGGTCTATGCAGCGGCGGGCCGGGGCGAGGATTTCGTTTACGCCAATTTCGTCTCGATCTTCGCGCGCGGCGATGTGCCGCTGGGGCGGCAACTGGGGCGGTTGGCCGATATGGTGTTGATCCTGCTGCCGGTGCTCGCGGCGGCGCTGGCCGGGCTGGCGTTGGCATGGCGGCGGAATGCCCCCGCCGCGCGGTTTGCCGCGCTGTGGTTCCTGGCATCGGCGTTCGGCCTGCTGCTGATGGGCGATTTCTACGATCATTATGCTCTGCCGTTGCTCCTGCCTGCGGCGATCAACGCGGCGGTGCTGTTCGATGCGCCGGGGCGCTGGCGCTGGCTGGGCTATGGCGCCGCCGCCTATGCCGTGGTGGCAGGCGGCATGCATATCGCGGGCAACCGCGCGAAATACGGCATCGGGGCGGATCTCGCCCCGTTCGTGCGGGCGATCGGCATGCATCCGCGCGGATGTCTCTATATCTATCAGGGGCCGAGCAGCCTCTACTCGCTGACCGGATCGTGCCTTGTCACGCGCTTTGCCTATCCTAGCCATCTCAGCCACGTGAAGGAACAGGATGCCATCGGCGTGCCGCAAGGGGCCGAATTGCAGCGGATCATGATGCACCCGCCCGGCTTCGTCCTGATCGAGGCGGCAGCGGACAAGAACAACGCGCGCCGCAGCCGGGCGCAAATCGAGAGCGCGCTGGCGCAAGGATATCGGCCGGTGCTGCGTGCGCCGATCGGGCGCGACACCTATGTGCTCTATGCCAATCGTGCGCCGGGGGCCTCTGCGTTTGACTCCGGTGGATTGACGAAACGCGGCGGAAACACTAGATAGAACGCAACCGACCGCTTCGGGAAAGGCCGCCTTTGCGCGGAGGCAGGCCAGGAATGGGGGCGGCGGGTTATCCTGAAACGCGACGTGAAGCTGCATGGCGGCCCCGGAAGGGGTGTGTGCCGTGCGGCCTTTTCGGCGTTTTGGGGCCACATTCCCGTGCGTGGCATGACATTTTCTCCGGGGCCATTCGGCGCCGGAACGACAGCGAAGAGGCACAATTCCTCCTATGGCAAGCAAGGCGAAAGCTCCGGCCATCTCCGGCACCGCGAAGAAGCGCATCCGCAAGATTTTCGGCGACATCCACGAAGTGGTGCAGATGCCGAATCTGATCGAGGTGCAGCGTGAAAGCTATGAGCAGTTCCTGCGCTCCGATCCGTCGACGGGTTACGTCTCGGGTCTGGAAAAGACGCTGCGTTCGGTTTTCCCGATCCGCGATTTCGCGGGCACGGCCGAACTGGACTTCGTGCATTACGAACTGGAAGATCCGAAGTACGACACGATCGAATGCCGCCAGCGCGGCATCACGTACGCGGCGCCGATGAAAGTGACGCTGCGCCTGATCGTGTTCGAAGTCGATCAGGAAACCGAAACCCGTTCCGTGCTCGATATCAAGGAGCAGGACGTGTACATGGGCGACATGCCGCTCATGACCGAGAACGGCACGTTCATCATCAACGGCACCGAACGCGTGATCGTGTCGCAGATGCACCGTTCGCCGGGCGTGCTGTTCGATCATGACCGCGGCAAGACGCACTCTTCGGGCAAGTACCTCTTCGCTGCCCGCGTCATTCCCTATCGCGGTTCGTGGCTCGATTTCGAATTCGACGCCAAGGATATCGTCAACGTCCGTATCGACCGCAAGCGCAAGCTGCCGGTCACCGCGCTGCTCTATGCGCTGGGCCTCAACGACGAGGAAATCCTCCACCGCTTCTATGAAACGATTGTCTGGCAGCGCGCTTCGGGCGCGTCCGGCGATGGCTGGAAGCTGCCCTATTCGCCCGAGGCATGGCGTGGCCAGAAGCCCGCGTTCGACATCGTCGATGCGCAATCGGGTGAAGTGATCTTCCCGGCGAGCCAGAAGATCAGCCCGCGCGCCGCCAACAAGGCGCAGAAGGACGGGCTTGAAACGCTGCTGATCCCGACCGAGGAAATCTTCGGCCGCTACGCCGCCAACGACATGATCGACGAAACGACCGGTCGCATCTGGATCGAAGCGGGCGACGAAGTGACGCCTGAAAACCTCGAAGCGCTGGACAAGGCAGGCATCGACGCGATCGAACTGCTCGATATCGATCACGTCAACACTGGTCCGTGGATCCGCAACACGATGAAGGTCGACAAGGCCGAAAACCGTGATGAAGGTCTGGAAGCGATCTACAAGGTCATGCGCCCGGGCGAACCGCCGACGAAGGAAACGGCGGAAGCGCTGTTCGAAGGCCTGTTCTTCGATGGCGACCGCTACGACCTGTCGGCCGTGGGCCGCGTCAAGCTCAACATGCGTCTCGGTCTCGATGTCGATGACACCATCACCACGCTGCGCACGGACGATATCCTGGCCGTGGTGAAGGAACTGGTCGATCTCAAGGACGGCAAGGGCGAAGTCGACGATATCGACAACCTCGGCAACCGCCGCGTCCGCTCGGTGGGCGAACTGCTGGAAAACCAGTATCGCGTCGGCCTGCTGCGCATGGAACGCGCGGTCAAGGAACGCATGTCCTCCGTCGACGTGTCGACCGTGATGCCGAACGACCTTATCAACGCCAAACCCGCCGTGGCCGCGGTGCGCGAATTCTTCGGCTCCAGCCAGCTTTCGCAGTTCATGGACCAGACCAACCCGCTGTCGGAAGTGACGCACAAGCGCCGCGTTTCGGCGCTCGGGCCGGGCGGTCTCACCCGCGAACGCGCGGGCTTCGAAGTCCGCGACGTTCACCCGACGCACTATGGCCGTATCTGCCCGATCGAAACGCCGGAAGGCCCGAACATCGGTCTGATCAACTCGCTCGCGTCGTTCAGCCGCGTCAACAAGTACGGCTTCATCGAAACGCCGTACCGCAAGGTGATCGACGGCAAGGTGACGAGCGAAGTCGTCTATCTCTCCGCCATGGAAGAGCAGAAGCACACGGTGGCGCAGGCTTCGGCCGAAACCAATGCCGATGGCAGCTTCGTCGAAGAACTCGTCTCCGCGCGTGAAGGCGGCGAATTCGTGATGGCCCCGCGTGACAGCATCACGTTGATGGACGTCAGCCCCAAGCAGCTCGTTTCGGTTGCCGCCTCGCTCATTCCGTTCCTGGAAAACGACGACGCCAACCGCGCGCTGATGGGTTCGAACATGCAACGTCAGGCCGTGCCGCTGGTGAAGGCGGAAGCGCCGTTCGTCGGCACCGGCATGGAAGAAACCGTGGCGCGCGATTCGGGCGCCGCGATCACCGCGCTGCGGGCCGGGATCGTCGACCAGGTCGACGCGACCCGTATCGTGATCCGCGCCGCGGGCGATATCGAACCCGGCAAGTCGGGCGTCGATATCTACACGCTGCAGAAGTTCCAGCGTTCCAACCAGGACACCTGCATCAACCAGCGTCCGCTGGTGAAAGTGGGCGATATCATCAACCAGGGTGATATCCTGGCCGATGGTCCCTCCACCGATCTGGGCGAACTGGCGCTGGGCCGCAACAGCCTCGTCGCGTTCATGCCGTGGAATGGCTACAACTACGAAGACTCCATCCTGATCTCCGAACGGATCGTGAAGGATGACGTGTTCACCTCGATCCATATCGAGGAGTTCGAAGTCATGGCCCGCGACACCAAGTTGGGGCCGGAAGACATTACCCGCGACATTCCGAACGTCGGCGAGGAAGCGCTGCGCAACCTCGACGAAGCGGGCATCGTCTATATCGGCGCGGAAGTGCATCCGGGCGATATCCTCGTCGGCAAGATCACGCCGAAGGGCGAAAGCCCGATGACGCCGGAAGAAAAGCTGCTGCGCGCGATCTTCGGCGAAAAGGCCAGCGACGTGCGCGACACTTCGCTCCGCCTGCCGCCG contains:
- the rplJ gene encoding 50S ribosomal protein L10 encodes the protein MDRSQKADSVAQLNAVFNEVGVVVVTRNLGLSVAQSTDLRAKMRDVGASYKVAKNRLAKLALKETQYEGLEEYLSGPTAIAYSVDPVAAAKAAVDFAKTNDKLEIVGGSMGGQLLDQAGIKALASMPSLDELRGTLVGLINAPATKIARVVNEPAAKLARVFGAYGAKEAA
- a CDS encoding glycosyltransferase family 2 protein, whose amino-acid sequence is MLDTRSRLETATYEQAGLDAAGVRLAVIVPTLNEKDNVGTMIAALDAALAGIAWEAIFVDDDSRDGTPEEVERFARQRGNIRLIRRIGRKGLSAAVIEGFLATTAPVVAVVDADMQHDESKLAAMLCAIEREGAELVIGTRYADEGSTGEWSQGREVISRFAGWVAERVMPQRLSDPMSGFFMMRRDLFVEIAPRLSALGFKILLDIVLSAGRPLAVAEVPYTFRPRHAGESKLDSAVALEFVIQILDRICGRWIPPRLILFGLVGGLGLIVHLVVLRTALELGLPFGNGQTAAVAVAILFNFVLNNLITYRDRRHKTLGAWLKGLAGFYLVCSAGAVANVGVGVMVFAAEPRWWLAGIAGVAVGSLWNFCASTLLVWRNK
- the rpoB gene encoding DNA-directed RNA polymerase subunit beta; translated protein: MASKAKAPAISGTAKKRIRKIFGDIHEVVQMPNLIEVQRESYEQFLRSDPSTGYVSGLEKTLRSVFPIRDFAGTAELDFVHYELEDPKYDTIECRQRGITYAAPMKVTLRLIVFEVDQETETRSVLDIKEQDVYMGDMPLMTENGTFIINGTERVIVSQMHRSPGVLFDHDRGKTHSSGKYLFAARVIPYRGSWLDFEFDAKDIVNVRIDRKRKLPVTALLYALGLNDEEILHRFYETIVWQRASGASGDGWKLPYSPEAWRGQKPAFDIVDAQSGEVIFPASQKISPRAANKAQKDGLETLLIPTEEIFGRYAANDMIDETTGRIWIEAGDEVTPENLEALDKAGIDAIELLDIDHVNTGPWIRNTMKVDKAENRDEGLEAIYKVMRPGEPPTKETAEALFEGLFFDGDRYDLSAVGRVKLNMRLGLDVDDTITTLRTDDILAVVKELVDLKDGKGEVDDIDNLGNRRVRSVGELLENQYRVGLLRMERAVKERMSSVDVSTVMPNDLINAKPAVAAVREFFGSSQLSQFMDQTNPLSEVTHKRRVSALGPGGLTRERAGFEVRDVHPTHYGRICPIETPEGPNIGLINSLASFSRVNKYGFIETPYRKVIDGKVTSEVVYLSAMEEQKHTVAQASAETNADGSFVEELVSAREGGEFVMAPRDSITLMDVSPKQLVSVAASLIPFLENDDANRALMGSNMQRQAVPLVKAEAPFVGTGMEETVARDSGAAITALRAGIVDQVDATRIVIRAAGDIEPGKSGVDIYTLQKFQRSNQDTCINQRPLVKVGDIINQGDILADGPSTDLGELALGRNSLVAFMPWNGYNYEDSILISERIVKDDVFTSIHIEEFEVMARDTKLGPEDITRDIPNVGEEALRNLDEAGIVYIGAEVHPGDILVGKITPKGESPMTPEEKLLRAIFGEKASDVRDTSLRLPPGVAGTIVEVRVFNRHGIEIDDRTRAIQNEEIERLKKDSEDERAILNRATYNRLKDMLIGQTASAAPKGVKKGGEITEELLEEVERHEWFKFAVADDKMQSQLEAVKAQYDEAVKGIQEKFEDRKEKLERGDELAPGVLKMVKVFVAVKRKLQPGDKMAGRHGNKGVISRILPQEDMPFLEDGTPVDIVLNPLGVPSRMNVGQIFETHLGMAARGLGQQVTRALEEWREANPNPEAAAPPEAVREVLKDIYGEQYHAELDARSTEELVELAGNLKNGVPMGTPVFDGAREADVSAMLEKANLPTSGQVTLFDGRTGEAFDRKVTVGYIYMLKLHHLVDDKIHARSIGPYSLVTQQPLGGKAQFGGQRFGEMEVWALQAYGAAYTLQEMLTVKSDDVVGRTKVYEAIVKGDDTFEAGIPESFNVLVKEMRSLGLNVELSSLTDEEDGDEWPEAAE